From Aquificaceae bacterium, one genomic window encodes:
- a CDS encoding histidine phosphatase family protein encodes MVRLYIIRHAESEWNPIGRYQGLLDPELSERGKAQAKRLGEHFQSIELHAIYSSPLKRTLQTAQEVAKRKGLEIIEDRRIIEIDHGVWSGLLVEEVQKRFPEQFRQWLEEPHKVSFEGGESLQQVYERVKDFLEEMRERHWGQTIALVSHTVPIRAIYCALLKVDLSKFWSFGCDNASYSLVHMEKDRNVIMRLNITCHLGDLYVEAHKAL; translated from the coding sequence ATGGTAAGGCTATACATAATAAGGCATGCAGAGAGCGAATGGAATCCCATTGGCAGATATCAGGGGCTTCTTGACCCAGAGCTTTCAGAAAGGGGCAAGGCACAAGCCAAAAGACTGGGAGAACACTTTCAAAGCATTGAGCTACATGCCATCTACTCCTCTCCTTTGAAAAGGACTCTACAGACCGCACAGGAAGTGGCAAAGAGAAAAGGGCTTGAGATAATAGAGGATAGAAGAATTATAGAGATAGACCACGGTGTATGGTCAGGGCTCTTGGTGGAAGAGGTCCAAAAAAGGTTTCCAGAGCAGTTCAGACAGTGGCTGGAAGAGCCTCACAAGGTGAGCTTTGAAGGTGGCGAGAGCCTTCAGCAGGTATATGAGAGGGTAAAGGATTTTCTTGAGGAGATGAGGGAAAGACACTGGGGACAGACTATAGCCTTAGTATCTCATACAGTGCCTATAAGAGCCATCTACTGTGCACTCCTTAAGGTAGACCTTTCTAAGTTTTGGTCCTTTGGCTGTGATAATGCCAGCTACTCTCTGGTCCATATGGAAAAGGATAGAAATGTTATAATGAGGCTTAATATAACATGCCACTTAGGAGATTTGTATGTGGAAGCCCATAAGGCTCTTTAG
- a CDS encoding tetratricopeptide repeat protein has product MWKPIRLFSLLLLVVFALAQQISKEFDINVELTGKVFEEKPKLIPPEKLPMPQTRELDLSSELLEVPKFMEFAPVKPVEKGGGISCGEPKDALSYRLGVDYYLKGRYSLAEEELSKVVLIPNSPFKPMAEYVLGIIAYSKDQKPKALELFKSSCEFSHMYQKPACEAYYALHFILRGSVPENRDGLWQAVKSIKEGRMQEPDCSNAVFSQYCGYVADFVRGQENVLYKDSTTLRSAIVRYFSGNLQGAKETFSLYSAPGSPYRDIALYYLALIEYKEGKGEEAFRYAGILESLNQRLASELYALLSEKDVYLSRLTYTITKNPHFLEKAGIIAYNAGDYSLALLNFLEAGNVRYAVYSAVKMGDYRRVISLLENKKGKDKEDYMWLLEALYWTNGDLNPVISEVSKLYPDLAREFSGWERFRRGDWLGALGFFEDPYYRAIALYNLKRYKEVISLLQGKTDQRSNILKARSALMMGDARLARSFLTERSDEELYLLGMSYFLEGEYQRAVSFFGRVSDKSPLKAKALLRMGDAYYNAGNVEKAKESYYEVLKRYPDSEEAKQATLSLFEFSGKGISDEELEKLLVNYMQREKNPQPEVIYQYASLLARKGDKRGAERELLKLLDTPLRFKAILKMAEMEEDPAKKLVLYYKVYKEAELQEDRAKAREELIKLYTSARDTKSVADLLAEGDAQDKVKAVGLYISLRDIPSALSLSRELINAGYRSRDFEKYLIDLYRQSGETDLLSYVLRSPDKTLRGEALFLLGLDSLKKGDKKKALENFVEISLNYKEEPYYNQAVLEGAKILIELGARRDASCMLERFDLSRAKPEEVNLYNRLRRGLPKCEVR; this is encoded by the coding sequence ATGTGGAAGCCCATAAGGCTCTTTAGCCTTTTGCTTTTGGTGGTTTTTGCTTTAGCCCAGCAGATAAGCAAAGAGTTTGACATAAATGTGGAGCTTACAGGCAAGGTCTTTGAAGAAAAGCCCAAACTCATACCACCGGAAAAACTTCCTATGCCACAAACAAGGGAGCTTGACCTTTCTTCTGAGCTTCTTGAAGTGCCCAAGTTTATGGAGTTTGCTCCAGTCAAGCCTGTGGAAAAGGGTGGTGGCATAAGCTGTGGAGAGCCAAAGGATGCACTTTCCTATAGGCTCGGAGTGGACTACTATCTAAAAGGCAGATACTCCTTAGCGGAAGAGGAGCTTTCAAAGGTAGTTCTTATTCCTAACTCTCCCTTTAAGCCTATGGCGGAGTATGTCTTGGGGATTATAGCTTACTCAAAGGACCAAAAACCTAAAGCCCTTGAGCTTTTCAAAAGCTCTTGTGAGTTTTCCCACATGTATCAAAAGCCTGCATGCGAAGCTTACTACGCCTTGCATTTTATCCTCAGAGGCTCTGTGCCAGAAAATAGGGATGGGCTTTGGCAAGCGGTAAAAAGCATTAAGGAAGGTAGAATGCAAGAGCCAGACTGCAGTAATGCGGTCTTTTCTCAGTATTGTGGCTATGTAGCGGATTTTGTAAGGGGACAAGAAAACGTCCTATATAAAGATAGCACTACTCTAAGGTCTGCAATAGTTAGATATTTTTCTGGCAACCTACAGGGAGCAAAGGAAACCTTTTCCCTATACTCCGCACCGGGTAGTCCATATAGAGACATAGCTCTTTATTATCTTGCCCTTATAGAATACAAGGAAGGTAAGGGAGAAGAAGCTTTCAGGTATGCAGGTATATTAGAGAGCCTTAACCAGAGACTTGCCAGCGAACTATACGCTCTATTGTCAGAGAAGGACGTATACCTTTCAAGACTTACTTATACCATCACGAAAAATCCCCACTTTTTAGAAAAGGCAGGCATAATAGCCTACAATGCGGGAGACTACTCTCTTGCCCTTCTTAATTTTCTTGAGGCGGGGAACGTAAGGTATGCGGTTTATTCAGCGGTTAAGATGGGAGACTACAGAAGGGTTATAAGCCTTTTGGAAAACAAGAAGGGCAAGGACAAAGAAGACTACATGTGGCTTCTTGAAGCCCTTTATTGGACCAACGGGGACTTAAACCCTGTAATTTCTGAAGTATCAAAGCTTTACCCCGACCTCGCAAGGGAGTTTTCAGGTTGGGAGAGGTTCAGGAGAGGAGATTGGCTTGGAGCTTTGGGCTTTTTTGAAGACCCATACTACAGGGCTATAGCTCTATACAACCTAAAAAGATACAAGGAGGTCATAAGCCTTCTTCAGGGAAAAACAGACCAAAGGTCAAACATACTAAAGGCTCGCTCCGCACTTATGATGGGGGATGCAAGGCTGGCAAGGAGTTTCCTCACAGAGAGGTCGGACGAAGAGCTATATCTGTTGGGAATGTCCTACTTCTTAGAAGGTGAATATCAAAGAGCGGTTTCTTTCTTTGGAAGAGTTTCGGATAAAAGTCCACTAAAGGCAAAAGCCTTGCTTAGGATGGGTGATGCCTATTACAATGCTGGAAATGTAGAAAAGGCAAAGGAGAGCTATTACGAGGTCTTGAAGAGGTATCCAGACAGTGAAGAGGCTAAGCAGGCAACCCTGTCTCTGTTTGAGTTTTCTGGTAAGGGAATAAGCGACGAAGAACTGGAAAAGCTCCTTGTCAATTACATGCAAAGGGAGAAAAACCCACAACCTGAGGTAATCTACCAGTATGCATCCCTCTTGGCAAGAAAGGGAGACAAAAGGGGAGCGGAAAGGGAGCTCTTAAAACTTCTTGACACACCCCTTAGGTTTAAAGCCATACTTAAGATGGCGGAGATGGAAGAAGACCCTGCCAAAAAACTGGTGCTATACTACAAGGTATACAAGGAAGCGGAACTTCAAGAGGATAGGGCTAAGGCAAGAGAGGAGCTTATAAAGCTATATACTTCAGCGAGGGACACAAAAAGTGTAGCGGACTTGCTTGCGGAGGGAGATGCCCAAGATAAGGTTAAGGCTGTAGGTTTATACATATCCCTAAGGGACATACCTTCCGCACTTTCCCTTTCTCGTGAGCTCATAAATGCAGGCTACAGAAGCAGAGACTTTGAAAAGTATCTTATAGACCTATACAGACAGTCAGGCGAAACAGACCTGCTAAGCTACGTGCTAAGAAGCCCAGACAAAACCTTACGAGGAGAAGCTCTATTTCTTCTGGGTCTTGATAGTCTCAAAAAGGGCGATAAGAAAAAGGCTCTTGAAAACTTCGTAGAGATATCCCTTAATTACAAGGAAGAACCATACTACAATCAAGCTGTGTTGGAAGGAGCTAAAATACTCATAGAGCTGGGTGCAAGGAGAGATGCAAGCTGTATGTTAGAGAGGTTTGACCTAAGCAGGGCAAAACCAGAAGAGGTAAACCTATACAATAGGCTCAGAAGAGGATTACCAAAATGTGAGGTGAGGTAG
- a CDS encoding MotA/TolQ/ExbB proton channel family protein translates to MEGLFELLQKGGLAMYPLIFLSVVSWAVIVERIFHLRSSSYIGRSVRDLKPLIASGDIDGALKLLSTENSFTANLLRDMLQGYKEGKLRKEDMIKSLDFELSLLVPKIEKNLPLLSTIASVAPLIGLFGTITGLIKVFSAFATADPEQAMVLLSKGISEALVAAATGLAVAIPALVAYWLFRIWGNSILNRIESEVFEVLKVLR, encoded by the coding sequence ATGGAAGGACTTTTTGAGCTACTTCAAAAGGGTGGGCTTGCCATGTATCCTCTTATTTTTCTTTCTGTAGTCTCTTGGGCTGTAATAGTGGAACGCATATTTCATCTTCGTTCTTCTTCCTACATAGGCAGGTCTGTAAGAGACCTAAAACCTCTCATTGCAAGTGGAGACATAGATGGAGCTCTAAAACTCCTTTCTACAGAAAATTCCTTTACCGCAAACCTACTCAGGGACATGCTACAAGGATACAAGGAGGGAAAGCTTAGAAAGGAAGACATGATAAAAAGCCTTGATTTTGAGCTTTCCCTTTTAGTGCCAAAGATTGAGAAGAACCTGCCACTGCTATCTACTATCGCAAGCGTTGCACCCCTTATTGGTCTTTTTGGCACTATAACTGGTCTTATAAAGGTTTTTTCTGCCTTTGCCACTGCAGACCCAGAGCAGGCAATGGTTCTCCTTTCAAAAGGTATAAGTGAAGCTCTTGTCGCCGCAGCTACAGGTCTTGCGGTTGCCATACCAGCCCTCGTTGCCTATTGGCTCTTTAGAATATGGGGAAACAGCATACTTAACAGGATAGAGTCTGAGGTTTTTGAAGTTTTAAAGGTGCTAAGATGA